GATCTCCGGTGACCGATCAGGTGGCGGCCATGGAAAATGGGGATATCCTGCTGCTGGAAAATTTGAGATTCCATAAAGAGGAAAAATCCAATGATCCCGGATTCGCCCGGAAACTGGCCGGTTTGTGTGATGTGTATGTAAACAATGCCTTTGCCGTATCCCACCGGGATCAGGCGTCGGTTACCGGCATGGTGGCCCATGTGCCCGAGGCAGGGGCCGGGTTTCTGCTGGAACGAGAAATGAATGCATATGCGGATGCGTTTGAAAAGCCCAAAAGACCTTTGGTGGCGGTGATCGGGGGCGCCAAAGTATCCAGCAAGCTGGCAGCGCTGGAAAATATGCTCAACACAGTGGATCAGATGATCATCGGCGGTGCCATGGCCAACACTTTTCTGCTCAGTCAGGGCATTGACACCAAGGCATCTCTGATAGAACCGGATTTGAAGGATACGGCAGCCAGAATTCTTAACAAAGCCCAAGAAAAAAGGATTGCCGTCCATTTGCCCGAGGATCTGGTGGTGGCGGATTCATTTGCACAAACCGCTCAGACCAAAACAGTGGCACTAAATGCAGTGCCCGACGGATGGATGATCATGGATATCGGGCCGAAAACCGCTGAAACGTTTATGCGGAACCTTGCCGGGGCAAAAACCATTGTATGGAACGGTCCCATGGGTGTGTTTGAAATGCCTGGGTTCATGGCCGGGACCTGTGCCGTTGCCCGGGGCATTGCCGATGCCGATGCCTTCAGTTTTGTGGGCGGCGGTGATACCGGTCTGGCTGCCAGACAATGCAACGTGTTTGATCAGGTGTCTTATGTATCCACCGGGGGGGGCGCATTTTTACATTTGATGGAGGGCAAGCCGTTGCCGGGCGTCGTGGCTTTGGGATAAAATTTCAGACCTGAAAAAAAGGGGGGAAATGATCGAGTTCTGCAAAAAACGGGAATGTCTGAGCAGGGAAGACCGTTTGAGAAGGTCCTATTATGAGGTACTTAGAGACGAACTGGATCAGTTTGTCATCGGTTATTCCCTGGTGGGGTCGTACAATAATTTTTTACGCATGAAAATCCCGTATCCGTTTGTGGAACTGCGGGAACTAAAACCCAGGGCCAGAATACCTTCCACGGAATTTGAGGCCCAGAATTCTTTTCTGATCATCTTCTGTGAAGATGCCATTGACGACAGGCATAAAAAATATATCCGTTATTTTGATGCCAACAAAACCACCAAAACCAATCTGCTGCATCATAAATATTTCCCCAATGTGGAGAATTTCAACCGCAACATCAAATATTTTGAAACCGATCAGTTTTTTGCCCTGCTCAGGTCCCTGTTGCCTGTGGAT
Above is a window of Desulfotignum balticum DSM 7044 DNA encoding:
- a CDS encoding phosphoglycerate kinase, with protein sequence MRSVQEIDVTGKRVFVRVDYNLPMDEQGKITDDNRIRQTLDLIAYLQDRQAKIILASHLGRPKNGYEKRFSLAPVAEHLSALLKKKVMFAPDCIGSPVTDQVAAMENGDILLLENLRFHKEEKSNDPGFARKLAGLCDVYVNNAFAVSHRDQASVTGMVAHVPEAGAGFLLEREMNAYADAFEKPKRPLVAVIGGAKVSSKLAALENMLNTVDQMIIGGAMANTFLLSQGIDTKASLIEPDLKDTAARILNKAQEKRIAVHLPEDLVVADSFAQTAQTKTVALNAVPDGWMIMDIGPKTAETFMRNLAGAKTIVWNGPMGVFEMPGFMAGTCAVARGIADADAFSFVGGGDTGLAARQCNVFDQVSYVSTGGGAFLHLMEGKPLPGVVALG